The Ricinus communis isolate WT05 ecotype wild-type chromosome 8, ASM1957865v1, whole genome shotgun sequence sequence TGATAGTGCCCCATATTGTCTAAGGGATTACCGTCTTCAAGGTTAAGTTTAACTTTAGTCTCCATTGGTGAATCTACAGGTTTTACTCCTAGTttccttgtttcttttaatagatCAAGGACGTACTTTCTTTGGGACAGAAATAGACCTTTATAGGATTTGGCTATTTCTATTCCAAGAAAGTAGGACAGTTGTCCGAGATCTTTGATGTCAAAttcctcttttaatttttgttttacttcctcaatttcttcattattggTGCTTGTTATGATAATATCGTCAACATAAATGAGAATAATGATGGTGCAAAAATGAGTATGTTTAACAAACATAGAAGAATCGAATGCACTTTTAATGAAATTGagttttaaaaggaaaagacttagcttggcataccatgctcttgGAGATTGTTTCAATCCATAGATGGCCTTTTTTAGTTTACATACCATGGATTGGTTGGTGGTGGCCTCATAACCTGGGGGTGGAGTCATATATACCTCTTCTTCGAGAGTCTCTTGGAGGAAAGCATTTTTTACGTCCATTTGATATAGGCTCCATCCTGAGTTAGTAGCAACATACAATAAAATGCGAACGGTGCTCATTTTTGCTACAGGCGCAAAGATTTCCTGATAGTCTACCCTATATGTTTGAGTAAACCCCTTTGCTACAAATCTAGCCTTATATCGCTCAATTGTTCCAtcatgtttatatttaattttatatacccATTTGCACCCAACAGGTATTTTATCTTGTGGTAGAGGAACTAATGTCCAGGTGTCATTTTTTTCAAGGCCCGAAGCTCCTCCTTCATGGCCTGACACCATTTAGGATCGGTgttagcctcgtagaaggaagATGACTCAGTATGGGAGATGAATTTATCTAGGTAGTTCCTATATGAGTTGGATATGTTATGGTAGCTAGTGAAGCTTTGAATAGGATACATCACCTTGTGGGACACATAATCCCTAAGTCTGACTGGTGGTCTGGAGAGTCTGGATAATCTGCGTGGGGCGACTTCTTCAACTAGTGATCTATCTCCCCCTGAAAAAGTGTCCTCGGGAATGGTACTGACTTCCCCTGAAAGGTTGGCCTCGGGATTTACTGCGGAAGCTGTCTCCTCACATGGTGGAGGTGGAAGGGCTGAGCTGTCAAAAGACAAAGAATTATCTGAAAATAACAAGGAGGACCCATGAGAGGGGTGAGGGTTAGTAAAATAAGGTGTACATTCATCAAAGGACACATCCCTAGAGATATAGGTCTTGTGGATGCACGGGTCATAGCACTTATATCCCTTTTTTTGTTGAAGAATATCCTAAGAATACTGTTTTGACAGAACTAGGTTCCAGTTTATGAGAACGTTTAACATGAACAAAGGCGGTGCACCCAAAAACTCTAATGTGCCCTAGTTCAATTTTTCTACCCTTTAGAATTTCAAGAGGAATAAGATTGTTGAGTTTTGGACTAGGGAGGCAGTTAATGAGGTAGGCAGCAGTTTGGAGAGCATCAGACTAAAAAATTGTAGGAACgttattttgaaaaagtaaGGATCTAGTGACTTCAAGAAGATGACGATTTTTCCTTTCACAGACTCCATTTTGCTCAGGAGTGTAAATGCAGGTAGTTTGGTGCAAGATGCCTGTAGTGGagaaaaatcagaaaattatttattgatatattcgGTACCGTTATCAGATCTGAAGATCTTAATGTTGGTATTATATTGGTTTTGAATGAAGTTGTAGAAATTTtgaaaacttcatttttttccttttagcaAATAAACCTACGTAAGGCGAGagaaatcatcaataaatgtGACAAAATAACGAAAATGATTGTAGGAGATACAGGGGGCAAGTCCCCAAACCTCAGAGTGAATTAAGTCAAACATTTTGGTCGAAGTGGTGGAGGATACAGGAAAGGGCAATCTAgtatgctttgaaaatttgCAAGTGTCACAACaaccaaaatttatttttagacaaaataattgatttaaaattttatcagcCGGATGCCCAAACCGCCTATGAAGTAATATGCTGTGGTCGAGAGATTTGGAGAGAAGACATTGATTGATAGGGTCAATAAGGTAATATAATCCATTTTCAAGGTATCCCTCACCAATCGTCTTCCGGGTGGTGCGATCTTGAAATATTACAGAAGATGgtgaaaaaattatattataatttaaagaatgagttattttaccaacagataataaattagatgTAAAATTAGGTAATAAAAGAATGTCATAAATTGAATTAGTGTTATGTAACAATTTTGAGGATCCAAAACCAGAGATTTCAGCTCGGCCTCCATTTGTAACGATCACATGTTGAGAGTCGGTAGGAACAAAATTGTGTAATTTTGTTGAGTCCCAAGTCATGTGATCGGTTGCACCGGAGTCAATAATccatttagaatattttttataattttgggaTACTAAACCTGTCCCACAGGACTGTTGAAGCTGTAAAATAGACTGGAGTTGAGACAAAGTTTGAGAAACTTTGTGATTCTCTATTGGGCCAGAAGTTGGTTGGGCTAGCCGGTTGGGCCTAGAGTCGGAATTGGCCCGGGGAGTTCTTTGGTATGCAGGCTAGGCCGGATGGAGTGGCCCAAGCAGGGCAATTGGGTTGGCCCAACAGTTCGATGCCAATGTAGATCGCGGAGTCGAGTCGGGTGGAATTAAACTACCTGTTTTCGACATCCGACCCGATGAACGCATTATAACCCTTAGGGTTAGACGCGTTCAGCATACCCACGCCGCCAAAGAACTTTTCCTCTCGTCTGTCTCTCCTTTCTCTCCCTCATTCTCCTCGGCTAGACGTCGGACAAAGATGCGGATGAAGATGCCAGCAGCGCTCGGAGGTGTGACCTTGCTTTTTGCAATGGTCACATCTCTCGGCTCTCGTGAGTGAGAAGTGAAGGCCCTGTTTTCTGTGTTGCCTTGGCTCGTTATTGTTCCCATAGTGGCTCGCCTGGTCTCCTCTTGTTGAACAAGGGCGATGACTGCATCGAGACTAGGGAGCTTGCTGGACAATAGCACTTGCGACTGAACTGCTTCGGAGCTCGAATCGAGCCCGCTGAGGTAAGTAAACACAAGGTCCTGCTCCGCTCTCTGTCTTATTTCTTCGGGGTCTGTAGTGGGTGGGAGGTAGCTTTGTAGCTCCTCCCACCGAGTCAGAATCTCAGTTGCATAATGTGCGCAGGACCGAATCCCCTGTTTTACTTGCGATAATTCCTATTTCAGATTGAATATGTGCGCATAATTTTGTTCCTGaccatataatttttttaacttttcccATATGGCCTGTGATGATGCTAGCAGCATGCATAGCCTGGCAATCTGAAGCTCAATCGTATTGGTCAGAAGCGACATGACCATATGGTCAGTCGTTTGCCAATCTTCGATTGCCTCAATCTCCTCTTTTGTGGGTTGATTGGGATCGATTGGTTGTGGCTTTTTTCGGGTCCCTGtaataaaccctaattttttttctaccACTGAGGCCGATGTATACTGCTCTCGACCATTGAAAGTAATTTTGATTGCCTGTTAGTGTGATGTTGGTGACTTTGGCAAGATCGTTTTGAGACATGATAAGAAATTTGATCGGTTGGATTTGAGATTGTATGGGTAGGTGATGACAGGATCACtcatgctctgataccatgtggAAATACAGTTGAATATTAATCTATGATGATTTATTGATATGAATTCTGAAATTATTGAGCATGTGTGATCTGTTATATACATGTATACTTGCAACGGTTCTTTTGCTATCTATGATCCTATTCTAATGTTCCTTTCTAGCTCGGGAAGGGTGTAAGTGACATTTCTTTCTTAGGGAAGAAAGATTTCTCCTTTTCCCTGTTTTGATGCCTGTGATGATCTGGTTACCTGTGATGATCCAGTCTGAGGCCATGACCAACAGTCTTTGGCTGTTGGTTCTTTCTGGAGGTCCTGGACTGTTGGTCCTTGCTGGTTGTGCTTTGGTCTTGTTCCTCAACAcagaaagataataataataataataataataataaagcatTGAATTTTCAGCCAtttgttttcctcttctttcgGAGAAAAAAGTTGAAAGCATCAAGTTTGTTATGTAAaagttgaaataaataaaattaaaacataccAGTGATAGTAAATATGATGTTTTATTCATAGGATGTCCAAGAAAATCTACTCACCTTTTTTTCCtcaaaaaaatcttatattttggtatatatgtaaatatatattatttaaatttttattttcaaactaAGTCTGTAATTAACCAGTCccttataaaataattaaaataaatggctaaatttctaatatatagaatttatgGTGAGTGAAATAGACTGATTTAGAACtagaatttattgaaaataattttaagtaaatatttaaCATGTCCTATTcataatttaaacaaatttttaaaataatttttgtcatcctaaaacaaaaataatcattatGACCATCACTAATTGTGTTTTCTTTAGCTCATTTCTTGCACCTTTATATGGACTCTGTCTCCttaacttttattctttatttttgttagactattataaaattaataaaattaatggaacaaattatatttttaccatTAAACTATATCCGCTACTATATGATTATtgtatataaatgaattttttgtcgaataagatatttttaattttattttaaattttaagttaatatattaaattaaataaaatatttcatataaaaataaaaaaagtaataaaataaaataaagaaaaaaaagttagaAAAAGCTTTTTTTATTCTCAAGCCTTACCTTCAGCAATATAACATAGtaaatatctttttcaatTGGGAGAGATAGATAAGTGAACTAAAGCGTCGAATTACTAATCCACtctaaaagagagaaaatatggAAGCtacaagttatttatttattgtaattgttttttagaattttattttaattaaatatactttttttaaaaatttaaatacatttaaataactaaatattttaatatttattattttttttatcctaaacatattcattatttccttatttctattgaattatatataactaaattaatttagtatcaAATTAgtaataactaaataatttttgttactTTATCCCTATTTTGATCGGATTTGTTCTTTCCTTGTCCAAATTGAATTATgcaaaaataatcaattatttaatttaatatataattactaaaatCCTAAAATTGTCTAAAGGAAACCTTTTTAATAGTCTCAAACTGCTTACATAATTGCCTATAAAATGGCTCCTTACTCAACTCTTCAGTTTAACGGTAACACTCCTTCTTGTCTCTGTTTTTGTTTCATTCTTTCGTCCCAAGAAATCCAAATAAACCCTAAACTCATTGTCTCCCTTCTTTAATCCAAATTCAAGAATATCCATTGACTGATTTGTTCATAATAATGGATCAATTTCTTGCTACACTTCCAACTGGGTGTAGATTTAGCCCAACCGATGAAGAGTTAGTCGCCATGTATCTAttcaagaaaaccaaaaatcTTAACCTATCTGACGTCGAGAATATGATTGTCCCTGTTTGCGACTTGTACGGCGATAAAGAACCATGGGAGTTATGGGatcaattttcccaaaatcaGTTGTTTACTAATGGCGATCTTTATTTCTTCActgaattaaagaaaaaacctaAAAGCTCTAGAATTTCGCGTCGAGTAGGAAAGGGTACTTGGCATGGTGAGAATAAAAGAGAGCCTGTGAACGTTTTACTTGATGTTGGAAGTGCTAAACAGTTGATGATACAAGCAACTAAGAAAAggtttaattatagaaatcaGAATTCTGCTCACCATTGTCGTTGGACTCTGCATGAGTTTAGTCTTGATAATGTCAGCACCAACTGGGTGCTTTGCCGCCTTAGGAATAATCATGTTTCTGATTCTGTTAACAGTGTGCTTGTTTTGGAGAGGGTTTCATCTAATGGGAAGAATGCTGAGGCGGATGAACAATGTCCTAACTCTGAGATTGTTCCTTTTGAGAAACGTTTGAAGACTAGTGATCGGAGCACAGTTCTAGTCGCTGGGCAAGAATCTGATTCCAACAAGGCTTGCATTGTTGTTGCTGAACAGGATAATGGATTTGTGGGTGGTCGTGACTTGCCAGAGTATGGTTCAATTGCTAATGCTggttatgagtttgagaatgATAGCACATATAGCGAGTTGTCAATGATCTGCTATGGTTCCATGGTTTCTTCAGTTTCTAATGATGAGTTATTTGGGAATGTTGAAAGGTTTAATCAAGGAAATGTTGCTTCTGCTGACATCCAAACATCATCTCAACGAGCCGATTCTGATTTTGCTTC is a genomic window containing:
- the LOC8264307 gene encoding NAC domain-containing protein 102, translated to MDQFLATLPTGCRFSPTDEELVAMYLFKKTKNLNLSDVENMIVPVCDLYGDKEPWELWDQFSQNQLFTNGDLYFFTELKKKPKSSRISRRVGKGTWHGENKREPVNVLLDVGSAKQLMIQATKKRFNYRNQNSAHHCRWTLHEFSLDNVSTNWVLCRLRNNHVSDSVNSVLVLERVSSNGKNAEADEQCPNSEIVPFEKRLKTSDRSTVLVAGQESDSNKACIVVAEQDNGFVGGRDLPEYGSIANAGYEFENDSTYSELSMICYGSMVSSVSNDELFGNVERFNQGNVASADIQTSSQRADSDFASQTGQNGMHF